The genome window ACCAAACGGAGGCTGGCTGAAGATGGGGCCGATGTCTCTCAGGTAGCGACCAAAGATGATTTTACCACCGGCACCGCCTTTGTTACCTACTTCTCCGACGGCAGCCGCAGATTTATATACCACTTCACCCACGCGGCCGCCGGTCAGCTCTCACCGGAAGATGTCGATCCGGAATACGTAAAATCCGCTGATTTTTTGCACGTGATGGGCTGTTCGCTCTCCGGCAGCGAAAGCTTAAAAGAAGCAATACTGAAAGCGATAGAGGCTGCCGATCAATCCGGGGTGAAAATATCCTTCGATCCCAATCTCAGAATTGAACTGCTGGAGCTGGAAAGATTTCGCGATTTGAGCCAGAGAGTGCTGCAGAAAGCCGATATAGTGCTCTCCGGCCGCGAGGAACTGGACGAGCTGACGGAAGGAAATGCAGCAGAGGGCGCACGGAATCTCATCGCCGAAGGAGCTGAGACAGTGATTTTAAAAGCCGGCGAAAAAAAGACAGAGGTTTTTCACGGTGATGAACACTGGTGGGCCGAGCCCTTTCCGGCCGAAGAAGTCGATCCGACCGGCGCCGGTGATTGTTTTGACGGGGCCTTTATTGCGGCGCTTTCCCGGGGGCATGGGGCTGAAAAAGCGGTGCAGTACGGAATGGCCGCCGGGGCCTTAAGCGTTCAGGCCCGGGGACCAATGGAAGGGGCGGCATTTAAGTCGGAGCTGGATCAGCTGCTGAAATAAGAAAAGAGGAGGCAGAAAGATGGGAACTGAAGAGAAAAAAGAATATATCTGTGAGATAGGCAAAAGACTTTACGAGCGAGAATTTGTGGCGGCCAACGACGGCAATATTTCGATAAAACTGGCCGAGGATGATTTTCTGGTAACACCTACCGGGGTCAGCAAAGGATTTATGACTCCCGATATGATACTGCGGGTCGATGGCGCGGGCGAAAAGCTGGAAGAAAATGAACTGCAGCCTTCCTCCGAAACTGAGATGCATCTTGACATTTACGATAAGCTTGAAGATATCGGCGCGGTGGTTCATGCTCATCCTCCCTACGCTACCGCCCGGGCGGTGGAGGGCAGAGGACTGGAACGCAAAATACTGCCGGAGGCGGTTATCTCGCTCGGCACGGTGCCCGTGGCTGAATACGGCACCCCCTCGACCGAGGAGATTCCCAGGCAGGTTGAGGATTATCTGGAAGATAATAATGCGGTTTTGCTGGAAAATCATGGAGCATTAAGCTGGGGCGAGGATCTAAAACAGGCCTATTTTCGCATGGAGACGCTGGAATTTTATGCTCGAATTCTCAAGCTGATCGATTATGAGCATGCCGGCGAAATCTCGGAAGAAAATCTTGCCCGGCTCAGGCGGATATTTCAGAAGGAATAAAACTTAAGGATAAATCAAACCAATCAGGCAGGGGGATTTGTAAATCGATGAGCGAAGGAAAGAAAGCGAGCAGCGACAATTTCGATAATCCGGGAAGACAGCACACTGTGGCCCTGACCGAAGTGGAGAGAATAGACAACAGCGAGGATTTAAGGAAGGCGGCCGTCAGATTGCTCAAACCCTTCGGAGGCAGCGAGGAGATATTTGGGAAAGCGGATACAATTTTGCTCAAACCCAATCTGGTTGCTCCCAGAGATTATACTTCCGGGGCAGTTACCAATCCTCATCTGGCCGCGGCTCTGGCGGAAATAATAGAATTTTTGCCCGGAGAGAAAAAGATCTATCTGGGCGATGGAGCTTCTGTCGGCCAGAGCACTGAAAAAGCTCTGATAACCGGAGGGTATGAGGAAGTTTTTGCCGGCAGAAATGTAGAGATTCTGGATATCAAAGAGGAAGAATTTGAAGAATATTCTCTTCCCGGGGGCAGATCATTTACCGCTCTTTATCTGCCCGCGATTTTGAGAGAGATAGATTTGATAGTGAATCTGCCCGTTTTTAAAACTCATGATGTTTTCCCGGCCACTCTGGGACTTAAAAATTTGAAGGGTTTGATCCGGGAACAGGAGAAAAAGCTATTCCATCAGTGCGGCCTGGCCGAGGCGATCATCGATTTAAATTTATGTCTTGCCGGGAGGGATCTGGACATTTTCACGATCTACGATGGCACGGTGGCCATGGAGGGAGCCGGGCCCATTCAGGGAGAAGCGGTCAATTTTAAGAAATTGGCTGCAGCCGATAATATTCTGCTGGGCGATGAAATTGCGGCTGAGTGCATGGGCATAGCCCCCGAAGAGGTTAAATATATTGAGGAGGCCCGCCGGCGGATGGATCTTCCTTCTTTGAGCGATCCCGGGCTCACCCCCTCTTCGGTAACTTCTGGATTAGAGCCGGCTGAGATCAGACGGGATTTTGAAGTCATCGATCTTGACGAGAGCTTTTACGGCAGCTATGATATTGATCTCAATCAGGAGGGAGGCTGCAGCGGCTGTCGGCACCTGCTGGACTGTATGCTGAAGGACTGGAGCGCGGAGGAGCTGTCCGAGCTGGCCGGGAAGACGATCTGCATCGGTGATGACAACGATCCGCCCGCCGCCGAAAAAGAAATTATCAAAATAGGTGTCTGCACTGCCGAACTGGACGGGCAGGGCTTATATATTCCGGGCTGCCCGCCGCATCCCGAAAATCTCAAAGAAAAAATACTCGGCGATAAAAATGACCATAAATGAACAGAGATGAATTTCAAAAGATGGGGTGGTAAATGTGAATTTGCTGGCTTTTGATCTCGGCTCTTCCAATGGGCGGGCCATGCTGGGGGAGTACGATGGCAGCAGACTCAAACTGAAAGAGGTGCATCGCTTTACCAACGAGACGGTGAATCTGCGGGGTGAGCTTTACTGGAATGCCGCCGGTCTTTTTGCCGAGATAAAAAAGGGTCTGCTCGAGGCTTTAAAAGAATCCGAAGGCGAAATCGAAAGCCTGGGTATCAGCACCTGGGGAGTGGATTATGCGCTTTTGGACGGGGAAGGGCGGCTGATCTCCAATCCCTACAGCTACCGCGATCAGCGCACGAAACCGATACCGGATCAGGTTTTTGCAATCATGCCTCATGAAGAAATATATGATCGCACTGGAATTCAGTTTATGCGCCTTAACACTCTTTACCAGCTTTATGCCGAAAAGAAAAAACGGGGCTGGGCCCTGGATGCAGCCGAAAGACTCCTGTTTTTGCCCGATCTTTTTAATTATCTATTGACCGGAGTTAAAAGAGCGGAGGAGACGATAACCTCCACCTCTCAGCTTTATGATCCCCGCAGCCGGGATTGGGTGTCGGAGATATTTGAACGGCTGGAGCTGCCCGGAAAATTGAAAGAGGAGATAATATCACCCGCTCAAAAGCTGGGGAATTTGAGTTCTGAAGTGGCGGAGGAGCTGAATTTGAGTCAGGATATTTCCGTTACAGCTGTAGGCGGTCACGATACTGCTTCGGCGGTGGCCGGCACGCCCCTGGAAGATCCGGAAAACAGCGTCTTTATAAGCAGCGGTTCCTGGTCGCTTCTGGGCATGGAGCTCAATGAGCCGATAATCAACAAAGCCAGCCGGAAGGCCAATTTTGCCAATGAGGTCGGGCTGGCCGGTACGATCCGCTTTTTGACCAATATATCCGGCCTCTGGTTGATCCAGGAGTGCAAAAGAAACTGGGAGAAAAAGGGCCGGAATTTGAGCTATGAGGATATCAGCCAGAAGGCGGCCGAAGCCGAAAGTTTTAAATTCCTGCTCGATCCCAACAGGCCCCGCTTTTTGGACAGACAGGATATGCCCTCCACGATCAGGGATTACTGCCGGGAAACCGAGCAGCCGGTGCCGGAGAATTACGGCGAGATGGCCCGGGGGATTTATGAAAGTCTGGCCTTGAGCTATCGTCATGAGATTGAAAGACTGAGCGAACTCGTCGATCGGGAGCCCAAAAATATAAACATCGTGGGCGGCGGCATCAAGGCGGAGATACTCTCGCAGCTGACCGCCGATGCCACCGGATATCGGGTGGTGACCGGACCGGTGGAAGCCACCGCTGCCGGCAACATTTTGGCCCAGCTTTTAGCCCGGGATGAACTGGCCGATCTCGAGGAGGGGCGTACGCTGATCGAAAATTCCTTCGAGCTCACTGAGTATCATCCCCGCTCGGGAGAGGGCTGGGATGAAGCCTATAGGCGGTTTCGAAAACTGGTGAATAGAGATTGAGGATTAAAAGGAGAATTGAGGATTGTCTACGAATATGCCGATTTATTTTACAGAGGTGTAATTAAATATGCAGAAATTTGCAGCAGATATATTGCAGGAACAGGCAGCAGGCCGGCCGGCGGGAATAGCTTCTATCTGCAGCTCCAGCGTCGAGGTGCTGGAATCGGTGCTGGCTCATGCCGACAGCATAGAGGGAAATATTTTGATCGAAGCGACCTGCAATCAGGTCAATCAATTTGGCGGTTATACCGGACGCACTCCCGACAAATTCTGTTCCTGGATTCTGGAAATGGCAGAAGAGTATGAAGTAAAGCGGGATAAGCTCAAGCTGGGAGGCGATCATCTGGGTGTTGTTCCCTTTCAGGATGAGCCGGCGGCTGAGGCCATGAAAAAGGGCCGGCAGATGGCCTATGACTATGCCCGGGCCGGTTTCGATAAGCTGCATCTCGATGCCAGTCCGCCGCTGGCCGATGACAGTCTGCCGCTGCCGGTGGAAAAAATAGCCGCCCGCACCGCCGAGCTCTGCCAGGCGGCCGAGAAAGGCTTTGCCGAAGGCGATTCGACCGGGGAGATTCCTCCCAATTACGTGGTGGGCAGCGAAGTTCCTTCCCCCGGCGGCGATGAAA of Halarsenatibacter silvermanii contains these proteins:
- a CDS encoding class II aldolase/adducin family protein — encoded protein: MGTEEKKEYICEIGKRLYEREFVAANDGNISIKLAEDDFLVTPTGVSKGFMTPDMILRVDGAGEKLEENELQPSSETEMHLDIYDKLEDIGAVVHAHPPYATARAVEGRGLERKILPEAVISLGTVPVAEYGTPSTEEIPRQVEDYLEDNNAVLLENHGALSWGEDLKQAYFRMETLEFYARILKLIDYEHAGEISEENLARLRRIFQKE
- a CDS encoding rhamnulokinase; this translates as MNLLAFDLGSSNGRAMLGEYDGSRLKLKEVHRFTNETVNLRGELYWNAAGLFAEIKKGLLEALKESEGEIESLGISTWGVDYALLDGEGRLISNPYSYRDQRTKPIPDQVFAIMPHEEIYDRTGIQFMRLNTLYQLYAEKKKRGWALDAAERLLFLPDLFNYLLTGVKRAEETITSTSQLYDPRSRDWVSEIFERLELPGKLKEEIISPAQKLGNLSSEVAEELNLSQDISVTAVGGHDTASAVAGTPLEDPENSVFISSGSWSLLGMELNEPIINKASRKANFANEVGLAGTIRFLTNISGLWLIQECKRNWEKKGRNLSYEDISQKAAEAESFKFLLDPNRPRFLDRQDMPSTIRDYCRETEQPVPENYGEMARGIYESLALSYRHEIERLSELVDREPKNINIVGGGIKAEILSQLTADATGYRVVTGPVEATAAGNILAQLLARDELADLEEGRTLIENSFELTEYHPRSGEGWDEAYRRFRKLVNRD
- a CDS encoding DUF362 domain-containing protein → MSEGKKASSDNFDNPGRQHTVALTEVERIDNSEDLRKAAVRLLKPFGGSEEIFGKADTILLKPNLVAPRDYTSGAVTNPHLAAALAEIIEFLPGEKKIYLGDGASVGQSTEKALITGGYEEVFAGRNVEILDIKEEEFEEYSLPGGRSFTALYLPAILREIDLIVNLPVFKTHDVFPATLGLKNLKGLIREQEKKLFHQCGLAEAIIDLNLCLAGRDLDIFTIYDGTVAMEGAGPIQGEAVNFKKLAAADNILLGDEIAAECMGIAPEEVKYIEEARRRMDLPSLSDPGLTPSSVTSGLEPAEIRRDFEVIDLDESFYGSYDIDLNQEGGCSGCRHLLDCMLKDWSAEELSELAGKTICIGDDNDPPAAEKEIIKIGVCTAELDGQGLYIPGCPPHPENLKEKILGDKNDHK
- a CDS encoding sugar kinase, whose product is MPEVITAGEILVEIMATETDQTFEKPGTLMGPYPSGAPAIFLDQAARMGAETGMIAAVGDDEFGEMTKRRLAEDGADVSQVATKDDFTTGTAFVTYFSDGSRRFIYHFTHAAAGQLSPEDVDPEYVKSADFLHVMGCSLSGSESLKEAILKAIEAADQSGVKISFDPNLRIELLELERFRDLSQRVLQKADIVLSGREELDELTEGNAAEGARNLIAEGAETVILKAGEKKTEVFHGDEHWWAEPFPAEEVDPTGAGDCFDGAFIAALSRGHGAEKAVQYGMAAGALSVQARGPMEGAAFKSELDQLLK